A section of the Anabaena cylindrica PCC 7122 genome encodes:
- a CDS encoding DapH/DapD/GlmU-related protein, protein MNELNKFSKWKRFQQLLLTTLIGDIPTIFGGVKLRNLLYRTIFAQIGSSVYIQDGVEFISTDAIEIGDRVYIFKGVRIDGEGHENNIIHLENGVILERNVLIGALNETYIEIGEDTFIGPSVCIAGPGNIKIGKQCLIAAHTGIYANNHNYTDPMKPIKHQGITRKGIVIEDDCWLGHGVKVLDGVTIGKGSVIGAGAVVTKDIPPFSVAVGIPARVIKSRNGKELVKLKST, encoded by the coding sequence ATGAATGAATTAAACAAATTTTCCAAATGGAAGCGATTTCAGCAACTTTTATTAACTACTCTTATAGGCGATATTCCAACAATTTTTGGAGGTGTAAAGTTGCGTAATTTGTTATATCGCACTATTTTTGCTCAGATAGGTAGCTCAGTTTATATTCAAGATGGTGTTGAATTTATTAGTACTGATGCTATTGAAATTGGCGATAGGGTGTATATTTTTAAAGGTGTTCGTATAGATGGAGAAGGACATGAAAACAATATAATTCATCTAGAAAATGGAGTTATCCTAGAGCGTAATGTTCTGATAGGAGCATTAAACGAAACTTATATCGAAATCGGTGAAGATACTTTTATTGGCCCCAGCGTTTGTATTGCTGGCCCTGGAAATATCAAAATTGGTAAACAATGTTTAATTGCAGCCCACACTGGAATATATGCCAATAATCACAATTATACAGATCCAATGAAGCCAATCAAACACCAAGGTATTACTCGAAAAGGAATTGTGATTGAAGATGATTGTTGGCTAGGACATGGGGTGAAAGTGTTAGACGGTGTGACCATTGGTAAAGGCAGTGTTATTGGTGCTGGTGCTGTTGTGACTAAAGATATTCCCCCATTTTCGGTAGCTGTGGGTATACCTGCACGAGTAATTAAAAGTCGTAATGGAAAAGAACTTGTTAAGTTAAAATCTACATAA
- a CDS encoding (2Fe-2S)-binding protein encodes MTKTPLFLRNIWYYALPSKQLKPRQTLSKTLLNELIVFSRDSLGKVFAKLNETKSYPIQEAQGNIWIYMSNDETSLILEDIPRIPDFGDKSHQAFESIRLPCDVDHAVVGLIDPAHIAFVHQAWWWRSPETLNEVVKTFDPSLYGFTMRKHPLEQQTFFYRLIGRNPQIEISFRLPGIRIEGVSTDKNTVYNLTAITPISETETEETTLFYTTLPWFPIFQPLLLWFTRSFLNQDRKILLKQQIGLQHNPPLTLVGDADAQARWYYRLKAEFARSQIQGRSFVNPIREKILRWRS; translated from the coding sequence ATGACTAAAACACCTTTGTTCTTAAGAAATATTTGGTACTATGCGTTACCAAGTAAGCAGCTAAAACCTCGACAAACACTTTCAAAAACTCTCCTAAACGAGCTAATTGTTTTTAGTCGGGATAGCTTAGGCAAAGTCTTTGCCAAACTCAATGAAACAAAAAGTTATCCAATCCAAGAAGCACAAGGAAATATTTGGATTTATATGTCCAATGATGAAACTTCTTTAATACTAGAAGACATCCCTAGAATCCCTGATTTTGGCGACAAATCCCACCAAGCTTTTGAGTCTATCCGCCTTCCCTGTGATGTTGATCACGCCGTAGTAGGATTAATCGATCCTGCTCATATTGCTTTCGTTCACCAGGCATGGTGGTGGCGTTCCCCGGAAACATTAAACGAAGTAGTTAAAACCTTTGACCCATCTCTATATGGCTTTACCATGCGAAAGCATCCACTAGAACAACAAACCTTTTTCTATCGCTTGATTGGACGTAATCCACAGATCGAAATCTCATTCCGTTTACCAGGAATTCGGATTGAGGGGGTATCTACTGATAAAAATACGGTTTATAATTTAACTGCAATTACCCCTATTTCCGAAACTGAAACAGAGGAAACAACTTTGTTTTACACAACTTTACCGTGGTTCCCCATTTTCCAACCCTTGTTGCTATGGTTTACCCGTAGTTTTCTCAATCAAGATCGAAAAATTTTGCTTAAACAACAAATCGGATTGCAACATAATCCACCCTTAACTTTAGTTGGAGATGCCGATGCTCAAGCACGTTGGTATTATAGATTGAAAGCAGAATTTGCTCGATCTCAAATACAAGGGCGTTCTTTTGTTAACCCAATCCGAGAAAAGATACTTCGATGGCGTAGCTAG
- the pdxA gene encoding 4-hydroxythreonine-4-phosphate dehydrogenase PdxA: MYQINKRPRLALTLGDPAGIGTEVILKALADREVSQSCDVVVVGSRDLLFQNYEKLIKNLTPLANPSELSVIDVPTSGEIVTGVGDAASGAASFAYMESAIAQTLAGEFDGIVTAPIAKSAWKAAGYNYPGQTELLAEKAGVDRFGMLFVGRSPFTGWTLRALLATTHIPLRQVADTLTPTLLTQKLDLLVECLERDFGIKNGRIAIAGLNPHSGEKGQLGTEEIDWLIPWIESERCKRPNIQLEGPIPPDTMWVKPGIAWYGNSEIKNPADAYLALYHDQGLIPVKLMAFDRAVNTTIGLPFVRTSPDHGTAFDIADKGIADATSMKAALQLAAELVRN, translated from the coding sequence ATGTATCAAATCAATAAACGTCCACGGTTAGCATTGACGCTGGGAGATCCAGCCGGAATCGGGACAGAGGTGATTTTGAAAGCTTTGGCAGATCGGGAAGTTAGTCAAAGCTGTGATGTGGTGGTGGTAGGTAGCCGGGATTTACTATTCCAGAATTATGAGAAATTAATTAAAAATTTGACACCTTTGGCAAATCCATCTGAGTTGTCTGTGATTGATGTGCCTACTAGTGGTGAAATTGTTACAGGTGTGGGTGATGCGGCCAGTGGTGCGGCAAGTTTTGCTTATATGGAATCTGCCATAGCTCAAACTTTGGCTGGTGAGTTTGATGGTATTGTTACCGCACCTATCGCTAAATCGGCTTGGAAGGCAGCGGGATATAATTATCCAGGACAAACGGAGCTTTTAGCCGAAAAGGCTGGTGTTGACCGTTTTGGAATGTTATTTGTCGGGCGATCGCCTTTTACTGGTTGGACACTCCGGGCTTTGCTTGCTACTACACATATCCCTTTACGTCAAGTAGCTGATACTTTAACACCGACATTATTAACTCAGAAACTTGATTTGTTGGTGGAATGTTTAGAAAGAGATTTTGGGATTAAAAATGGGAGAATAGCGATCGCAGGTTTAAATCCCCACAGCGGTGAAAAGGGACAACTGGGAACTGAAGAAATAGATTGGCTAATTCCCTGGATAGAGTCAGAAAGGTGCAAGCGTCCAAATATTCAGCTAGAAGGGCCAATACCACCAGATACAATGTGGGTAAAACCGGGTATTGCTTGGTACGGTAATTCTGAGATCAAAAATCCCGCTGATGCTTACTTGGCACTTTATCACGACCAAGGCTTAATTCCGGTGAAGTTGATGGCTTTTGATCGGGCTGTAAATACCACTATTGGTTTACCATTTGTTAGAACTTCCCCAGATCATGGAACTGCTTTTGATATTGCGGACAAAGGAATTGCTGACGCGACAAGTATGAAAGCAGCGTTACAGTTAGCAGCAGAGTTAGTAAGAAATTAA
- a CDS encoding cytochrome b6-f complex subunit PetM codes for MGGEILNAALLSFGLIFVGWALGALLLKIQGAEE; via the coding sequence ATGGGCGGCGAAATCTTAAATGCAGCTTTATTGTCTTTCGGCTTAATCTTCGTAGGTTGGGCTTTAGGCGCATTATTGCTAAAAATTCAAGGCGCAGAAGAATAA
- a CDS encoding NAD(+) kinase translates to MPKAGIIYNDIKPIASRVAIELKDQLTAAGWDVCVTTSIGGILGYCNPDSPVCHTPIEGLNPPGFDSDMEFAVVLGGDGTVLAASRQVAPCGIPLLTVNTGHMGFLTEAYLNQLPQAMEQVMAGKYEIEERVMLTVKVLRGDSVLWEALCLNEMVLHREPLTSMCHFEIEIGHHAAVDIAADGVIVSTPTGSTAYALSAGGPVITPGVPVLQLVPICPHSLASRALVFPDSEPVNIYPVNIPRLVMVVDGNGGCYVLPEDRVYLERSPYSAKFIRLQSPEFFRILREKLGWGLPHIAKPNSVELP, encoded by the coding sequence GTGCCGAAAGCAGGCATTATCTACAACGACATTAAACCGATAGCGAGTCGAGTCGCCATCGAACTGAAAGATCAGCTAACCGCAGCTGGTTGGGATGTGTGTGTAACAACGAGTATTGGTGGTATCCTAGGCTACTGTAATCCAGATAGTCCTGTATGCCACACCCCAATAGAAGGTCTAAATCCCCCTGGTTTTGACTCAGACATGGAGTTTGCAGTGGTTCTGGGGGGAGACGGCACTGTTTTAGCAGCATCGCGTCAAGTTGCCCCCTGCGGTATCCCCCTATTGACAGTGAATACTGGTCACATGGGATTTTTGACAGAAGCTTATCTTAACCAGTTGCCCCAAGCAATGGAACAGGTCATGGCAGGTAAGTATGAAATCGAAGAACGAGTCATGCTCACTGTCAAAGTTCTCCGGGGAGATTCGGTATTATGGGAAGCTCTTTGCTTAAATGAAATGGTGCTACATCGGGAACCATTGACATCAATGTGCCATTTTGAAATCGAAATTGGTCATCATGCCGCAGTGGATATTGCCGCCGATGGTGTGATAGTTTCTACCCCAACAGGTTCAACTGCTTATGCATTAAGCGCCGGTGGGCCTGTGATTACTCCTGGTGTACCAGTGTTGCAGCTAGTACCAATTTGTCCCCATTCCCTAGCTTCTAGGGCTTTGGTGTTTCCCGATAGTGAACCAGTTAATATCTATCCAGTCAACATCCCTAGGTTGGTGATGGTGGTAGATGGCAATGGTGGATGTTATGTTCTACCAGAAGATCGGGTATATTTAGAGCGATCGCCATACAGTGCCAAATTCATTCGCTTACAATCACCAGAGTTTTTCCGCATTTTACGGGAAAAATTAGGTTGGGGTCTACCACATATTGCTAAACCCAATTCTGTAGAACTGCCTTAA
- the nblR gene encoding response regulator transcription factor NblR translates to MIVAHNPCVLVIEPDDSLANQLAFDLQEAGYEAVVANDAASGLQNCREVSPALIVVDRMLTGESGLSLCRNLRTIGNRAPILILMARDTVDDRVACLEAGADDYILKPYRSEDFLKLIRLYLKPDVDTNEQLRFGDLVLDIGIRRAIHNGRAIDLTMKEFELLKFFMEHPREVLTREQILENVWGYDFMGESNVIEVYIRYLRLKIEEDGQKRLIQTVRGVGYVLRES, encoded by the coding sequence ATGATAGTTGCTCACAATCCCTGTGTTTTGGTGATTGAACCCGATGATAGTCTAGCCAACCAACTGGCTTTTGATTTGCAAGAAGCTGGCTATGAGGCAGTTGTGGCTAATGATGCAGCTAGTGGATTGCAAAACTGCCGCGAAGTCAGTCCTGCTTTAATTGTTGTAGACCGGATGCTGACAGGAGAATCAGGACTTTCTTTGTGCAGAAATCTTCGTACTATTGGTAATCGCGCCCCGATCTTGATTTTAATGGCAAGAGATACAGTTGATGACCGTGTGGCTTGTCTCGAAGCCGGTGCAGATGATTACATCCTCAAACCTTATCGCTCGGAAGATTTTTTGAAACTGATTCGTTTATATCTCAAACCTGATGTTGATACTAACGAACAATTGCGCTTCGGTGATCTAGTTTTAGATATTGGTATCCGTCGCGCTATCCATAATGGTAGAGCGATTGACCTCACCATGAAGGAATTTGAATTATTAAAGTTTTTTATGGAACATCCCCGTGAGGTATTAACCCGCGAACAAATTTTAGAAAATGTTTGGGGTTATGACTTTATGGGTGAGTCAAATGTAATTGAAGTATATATTCGCTACTTGCGCCTAAAAATCGAAGAAGATGGTCAAAAACGCCTCATTCAAACAGTTAGAGGTGTAGGATACGTCTTAAGAGAATCCTGA